AAAGTATTGATTATTACTTCTGACCTTAGTCTTTTTATAGATGTCTCAGAGAGAAATCAATGCTTTGTAGATGGTGGTTTATTTGCGATGTCTTTGGTTTATGCTTTGCATTCATTGGGAATTGGAAGTTGTTGTTTAAATTGGTGTGTCAGTCACGAAACAGATAAACGTCTGAGAAAAGATGCAGGTATTCAAGAAACTGAAACAGTAATAATGATGCTTGCAGTTGGCAACTTACCTGATAAATTATCGGTTGCAAACTCGGCTAGAAAAAAACTTGAAGATGTTTTAGTGGTGAAGAATGGCTAAATTTTTGAGGTAACTCGGTTCATTTCTGATTCAATTATATGAATATATAGCTACTTACACATGATTAAACCACTAATAATTAACACCATGGATATTCATGGTGGTGCAGCTCGTGCAGCTTTTCGCCTGCATCAGGGGTTAAAAAAAATAAATATCGACTCAACCATGCTAGTCGGTGATAAAACCAGTGATGAAATTACGGTTTTAGGAGCAAATACCAAACTAGGTAAGGCATGGCAAAAAATAGCACCAACTTTAGATTCACTACCACTAAAAGCCTATCCTCAATACAATAGGTCGATATTTTCCTTGCAATGGCTACCTGAACGATTAGCTGCTCGAGTAGCTCACATCAATCCTGACGTAATTAACTTACACTGGATTAATAATGGTTATCTGCGAATAGAAACACTTGCCAAATTTAACAAACCCATAATTTGGACACTGCATGATATGTGGCCATTTACGGGAGGGTGTCACTATAACGAAGGGTGCGATAAATATACAAAATCTTGTGGTGCTTGTCTACAATTGGGAAGCCATAGAGAAAATGATATTTCTCTATGGATTTGGCAACGGAAAGCCAGCGCATGGGAGGATATCAATTTAACTATAGTTACCCCTAGTCGTTGGTTGGCTGAATGTGCTACACAAAGTTCTTTATTCCATAATTTACGCATTGAAGTTATAGCGAATGGTTTAGATGATCAAGTTTATAAACCAATTGATCAAACAATGGC
The window above is part of the Nodularia spumigena CCY9414 genome. Proteins encoded here:
- a CDS encoding glycosyltransferase family 4 protein is translated as MIKPLIINTMDIHGGAARAAFRLHQGLKKINIDSTMLVGDKTSDEITVLGANTKLGKAWQKIAPTLDSLPLKAYPQYNRSIFSLQWLPERLAARVAHINPDVINLHWINNGYLRIETLAKFNKPIIWTLHDMWPFTGGCHYNEGCDKYTKSCGACLQLGSHRENDISLWIWQRKASAWEDINLTIVTPSRWLAECATQSSLFHNLRIEVIANGLDDQVYKPIDQTMARKLLNLPLDKKLVLFGAMNSTSNRRKGFHLLEPALRKLSQDKSQENIELVIFGASQPANIPNFGLKTHYLGRLYDDISLALVYSAADVMTVPSIQEAFGQTASESLACGTPVVAFDITGLKDIVAHQQNGYLAKPFDVDDLAKGIAWVLEDKHRWLSLSQRSREKVEQEFTLQAQAQKYRSLYLSLLAK